The genomic interval GACAACATTCTGCCTCTTCCCGGGAGCCCACCCTCACCTCCTGTTCTTTATTTTGCACAGTGCCTTCTCCCAGTGCCTTGCTCGTCGACAATCCCACACCCTTTGGAAACGCGAAGGAGGTGATCGCAATCAAGGACTACTGCCCAACCAACTTCACCACCCTCAAGTTTTCCAAGGGCGACCACCTATACGTCCTGGACACGTCGGGCGGGGAGTGGTGGTACGCGCACAACACCACTGAGATGGGCTACATCCCCTCGTCCTACGTGCAGCCCTTGAACTACCGGAACTCCACCCTCAGCGACAGCGGGATGATCGACAATCTTCCAGACAGCCCGGACGAAGTCGCCAAGGAGCTTGATTTGCTCGGGGGATGGACGGATGCCAAGAAGGAATCCAGCAAACCCTACAGTAATAATCCTTTCTGGAACGGGGTCCAGACGAACCCGTTTCTCAATGGGAACGTCCCGGCGACACCCGGCACAGACGAGCTGATGCCCAGAAGCGCCGTGGACTTGCTCCTCTTTGACACGGGGACATCTTCCTTCACCGAGTCCAGCTCAGCGACCACCAACAGCACTGGCAACATCTTCGACGAGCTGCCAGCCGCCAGCCGCCTCCCCGCGGAGCCGCCCGTCAAGCGGGACAACCCTTTCTTCCGAAGCAAGCGTTCCTACAGCCTATCGGAGCTCTCCGTGCTCCAGGCCAAGTCCGACGAGCCCGCGTCCTCGGGGTTTTTCACAGGCTTGAAATCGCCGGCCCCGGAGCAGTTCCAGAGCCGCGAGGACTTCCGGGCCGCCTGGCTGAGCCACCGGAAGCTGGCCCGGTCTTGCCACGACTTGGACCTGCTGGGCCAAAGCCCTGGGTGGGGCCAGACCCAGGCGGTGGAGACGAACATCGTGTGCAAGCTGGACAGCTCGGGGGGCGCCGTGCAGCTGCCGGACACCAGCATCAGCATCCACGTGCCCGAGGGCCACGTGGCCCCCGGGGAGACGCAGCAGATCTCCATGAAGGCTCTGCTGGATCCCCCGCTGGAGCTCAACAGCGACCGCTGCAGCTCTATCAGCCCGGTGCTGGAGGTGAAGCTGAGCACGCTGGAGGTGAAGACCCACCTCATCCTGGAGATGAAGGTGTCAGCCGAGGTGAAGAGTGACATTTTCAGCAAAAGCACAGTGGGCCTCCAGTGCCTGAGGAGCGACTCCAAGGAGGGGCCCTACGTCCCCATGCCTCTCGCCTACAGCTATGGGGACACAGTCCAGGTCCAGCTGGACAACCTGGAGCCCTGTATGTACCTGGCCATCGTCGCCCATGGCCCGAACATCCTCTACCCTTCCACTGTCTGGGACTTCATCAATAAAAAAGTCACTGTGGGTCTCTACGGCCCCAAACACATCCACCCGTCCTTCAAGACAGTGGTGACCATTTTCGGGCATGACTGTGCCCCAAAGACCCTCCTGGTCAGCGAGGTCACCCGCCAGGCCCCTAGCCCGGCCCCAGTGGCCCTTCAGCTCTGGGGCAAGCACCAGTTCGTCCTGTCCAGGCCCCAGGATCTCCAAGTCTGCGTGTTTTCCAACATGACCAACTACGAGGTCAGAGCCAGTGAGCAGGCCAAGTCCGTGAGAGGGTTTCAGGTGAAGCTGGGCAAGGTCAGCCGCCTCATCTTCCCCATCACATGCCAGAACCCCAGCGAGCTCTCTGACTTCACCCTGCGGGTTCAGGTAAAAGACGACCAGGAGGCCATCCTCACCCAGTTTTGCGTGCAGACCCCCCAGCCGCCCCCCAAAAGTGCCATCAAGCCGTCCGGGCAGAGACGCTTCCTCAAGAAGAACGAGGTGGGGAAGATCATCCTGTCCCCGCTGGCCGCCACCACCAAGTACCCGACGTTTCAGGACCGCCCCGTGTCCAGCCTCAAGTTCGGCAAGTTACTCAAGACAGTGGTGCGGCAGAGCAAGAACCACTACCTGCTGGAGTACAAGAAGGGCGACGCCATCGCCCTGCTCAGCGAGGAGAAGATCCGGCTCAAGGGGCAGCTGTGGACCAAGGAGTGGTACATCGGCTACCACCAGGGCAGGGTGGGCCTGGTGCACGCCAAGAACGTGCTGGTGGTGGGCAAGGCGCGGCCCAGCCTGCTCGTGGGGCCCGAGCTGAGCACGTCGGTGCTGCTCGAGCAGATCCTGCGGCCCTGCAAGTTTCTCACCTACATCTACGCCTCGGTCCGCACGCTGCTCATGGAGAACGTCAGCAGCTG from Dama dama isolate Ldn47 chromosome 20, ASM3311817v1, whole genome shotgun sequence carries:
- the SH3BP4 gene encoding SH3 domain-binding protein 4 isoform X1, producing the protein MAAQRIRAANSSGLPRCKSEGTLIDLSEGFSESSFNDVKVPSPSALLVDNPTPFGNAKEVIAIKDYCPTNFTTLKFSKGDHLYVLDTSGGEWWYAHNTTEMGYIPSSYVQPLNYRNSTLSDSGMIDNLPDSPDEVAKELDLLGGWTDAKKESSKPYSNNPFWNGVQTNPFLNGNVPATPGTDELMPRSAVDLLLFDTGTSSFTESSSATTNSTGNIFDELPAASRLPAEPPVKRDNPFFRSKRSYSLSELSVLQAKSDEPASSGFFTGLKSPAPEQFQSREDFRAAWLSHRKLARSCHDLDLLGQSPGWGQTQAVETNIVCKLDSSGGAVQLPDTSISIHVPEGHVAPGETQQISMKALLDPPLELNSDRCSSISPVLEVKLSTLEVKTHLILEMKVSAEVKSDIFSKSTVGLQCLRSDSKEGPYVPMPLAYSYGDTVQVQLDNLEPCMYLAIVAHGPNILYPSTVWDFINKKVTVGLYGPKHIHPSFKTVVTIFGHDCAPKTLLVSEVTRQAPSPAPVALQLWGKHQFVLSRPQDLQVCVFSNMTNYEVRASEQAKSVRGFQVKLGKVSRLIFPITCQNPSELSDFTLRVQVKDDQEAILTQFCVQTPQPPPKSAIKPSGQRRFLKKNEVGKIILSPLAATTKYPTFQDRPVSSLKFGKLLKTVVRQSKNHYLLEYKKGDAIALLSEEKIRLKGQLWTKEWYIGYHQGRVGLVHAKNVLVVGKARPSLLVGPELSTSVLLEQILRPCKFLTYIYASVRTLLMENVSSWRSFADALGYGDLPLTFFCRAELDSEPERVASVLEKLKEDCNNTDNKDRKSFQKELMMALLKMDCQGLVVRLIQDFVLLTTAVEVAQRWRELAEKLAKVSKQQMDAYESPHRDRNGVVDSEAMWKPAYDFLLTWSHQIGDSYRDVIQELHIGLDKMKNPITKRWKHLTGTLILVNSLDILRAAAFSPVDHDDFVI
- the SH3BP4 gene encoding SH3 domain-binding protein 4 isoform X2; amino-acid sequence: MAAQRIRAANSSGLPRCKSEGTLIDLSEGFSESSFNDVKVPSPSALLVDNPTPFGNAKEVIAIKDYCPTNFTTLKFSKGDHLYVLDTSGGEWWYAHNTTEMGYIPSSYVQPLNYRNSTLSDSGMIDNLPDSPDEVAKELDLLGGWTDAKKESSKPYSNNPFWNGVQTNPFLNGNVPATPGTDELMPRSAVDLLLFDTGTSSFTESSSATTNSTGNIFDELPAASRLPAEPPVKRDNPFFRSKRSYSLSELSVLQAKSDEPASSGFFTGLKSPAPEQFQSREDFRAAWLSHRKLARSCHDLDLLGQSPGWGQTQAVETNIVCKLDSSGGAVQLPDTSISIHVPEGHVAPGETQQISMKALLDPPLELNSDRCSSISPVLEVKLSTLEVKTHLILEMKVSAEVKSDIFSKSTVGLQCLRSDSKEGPYVPMPLAYSYGDTVQVQLDNLEPCMYLAIVAHGPNILYPSTVWDFINKKVTVGLYGPKHIHPSFKTVVTIFGHDCAPKTLLVSEVTRQAPSPAPVALQLWGKHQFVLSRPQDLQVCVFSNMTNYEVRASEQAKSVRGFQVKLGKVSRLIFPITCQNPSELSDFTLRVQVKDDQEAILTQFCVQTPQPPPKSAIKPSGQRRFLKKNEVGKIILSPLAATTKYPTFQDRPVSSLKFGKLLKTVVRQSKNHYLLEYKKGDAIALLSEEKIRLKGQLWTKEWYIGYHQGRVGLVHAKNVLVVGKARPSLLVGPELSTSVLLEQILRPCKFLTYIYASVRTLLMENVSSWRSFADALGYGDLPLTFFCRAELDSEPERVASVLEKLKEDCNNTDNKDRKSFQKELMMAMWKPAYDFLLTWSHQIGDSYRDVIQELHIGLDKMKNPITKRWKHLTGTLILVNSLDILRAAAFSPVDHDDFVI